A single genomic interval of bacterium harbors:
- the tpx gene encoding thiol peroxidase produces the protein MGRTVTLRGAPFEVEGEELSVGQSAPNFKLIEKTIEGIEIITLDDFKGRVLILNVVPSLDTSVCSTQTKRMSQIVDENKGKFDVLTVSVDLQFAQARWAVEQEIFNIRFGSDHLDANFGHAYRTLIPSLRLEQRSMFVVDKNGILQYKQYVNELGDEPDYGPPIAKALELASQ, from the coding sequence ATGGGACGTACCGTGACGTTGCGAGGAGCGCCATTTGAAGTCGAGGGCGAGGAACTGTCCGTTGGGCAGTCTGCGCCGAACTTCAAGCTCATCGAAAAAACAATTGAAGGAATAGAAATTATCACACTCGATGATTTCAAAGGCCGTGTGTTGATACTCAATGTGGTTCCTTCTTTGGATACATCTGTTTGTTCTACACAGACAAAAAGAATGAGTCAGATCGTCGACGAAAACAAAGGCAAATTCGACGTTCTAACAGTTAGTGTTGATTTGCAGTTCGCTCAGGCTCGTTGGGCAGTTGAGCAGGAGATATTTAACATCCGCTTTGGTTCGGATCATCTTGATGCGAATTTCGGCCATGCCTATAGAACGCTTATCCCCTCCTTGCGGCTTGAACAACGGTCTATGTTTGTGGTTGATAAAAATGGCATCTTGCAATACAAACAATATGTGAATGAGCTAGGAGATGAGCCTGATTACGGTCCTCCAATAGCCAAGGCTTTAGAGTTAGCGAGTCAATAA